CCGCTGCATGAGGGTTCTTCCACGGAAACACCGTGCCGGGTCTGCTGTATGAAGTCACCCTTTTTGTTTTTCTTTCGCGCTTCTTCCATCGGAGCTTTTAGCGCGTTCATCGAAGCGATCAGCGCCCTTAGCAAGATCGTGGCCCGTCTTGCTCTCGTTCTTCGCTTCTTCTCTAGCAGTCGCCTCGCAAGCCTTCAGCAGCCCGTTCCCCCGCTTTTGATGATTTTCCTTCGCTATTCATGTGAAGCACCTTCCCTGATGAACAAAGCTTCTCGAGGAATAGTCGGGATCTATCCCAGCTGAGCCGTAACAAACTCAAATCAGATCACTTCGCCATTGTTCCATTCCGTTAAAGCGAAAGCGTCTACTGGCGCAAATCTGATCTCGGACGAACCGCACACGCATGTCCGGTAAGCAGATAACCTGACGGTCGGTGGGTAGCGCGGCAAAGCCCGCATTGGGGCCACAAGCCGACGTACGGAAGACTGGAGAGGGGCACATCGCAGGCTCATTGCACAACGAGTATGGCAGGGCGGCTTACCGTGCTTCGGGTGCAGTCTCGCTAAACACGGGGCTGTACACTTTGGCAATAAGCCGTGTTGTTGATGGTAGCTCGACCGGCATCCTGCTGAGTGACACTAGCCGTCATTTTCGATAAAGCCGCCCTCGGAGCTTTGCGAGGCATACGGAGACGTCTGCCAGCAGTTGCCGACAACCTGCGCCCGCGGTCCAATTTTCCCTGTGCCTCCCACCTGATCTCGCCTGTGGCAGCGGCAGACACCAGCGAGGCTAAAGCTTACGGTAAGTCACGTGCGCCGTCGCAAACGGGATACCAGCGCGGCCAGCACGGCCGCGGACTATGCAAGCTCGTTCATCGATTCCGTAAAACCAATTGTCGAAATTCAGCTTGAACGATCTACCGCCTCCTTGCGGCGTATCGCGAGTGTATTTCCAGTGGAATGCGCAACCGCCTTGCTCCCCAATGGCCTCACCTTCCAGTCTGTTTTCTAAGCCGGTGTACTTGCCTTCCTCACCCTTTCGGATCGTCCAATGCAAAGTATCGCTGTGACCATCGTCAAATGTATATGCCTCGATGAACAGCACTGTATCAGTGTCGGCATCTAGTTCGCCGTGACCGGCAATTGTTGCGCGGTTCAGTAGTCCGCCAACTAGACTTTCTAGTACTGCCCAACCTTCTAGCCGCCCGACGAAAAAACGTTCAGGAAGAAACAGCGGCGTTGTGCCTCTAAAAGCATCGATCGCCATTGGTACACCCTTCGAAATTACGTCTAACGAATAAATCTCCTGGCTCCGGCTGGTTCCTAGCTGGCGGGAACATGCTCGGCTCGGAGCGCTCAAGCATTCGCCGCACGCCCTGCGTATTTACACGATCGGATTTAATACCGCTCAGCCGGTTCACTACGCACCGTCATCCGGTCCTGTTCTTCAAAGCGGGCCTCCATGTTGTCGAGGTAAGGGGTCGCGAACTCGCCCGACTTGGCGGCAAAACCTGACACCCTGGCGAAGCTTCCCTTGCCAGCGTGTCGAAGGCGAGCTTTGCCGTCATCTTCGGCTTCATTGCAGACCACGGTCACGAAAAGGAGACGGCCGCCCCCAATATACTGGACGGCCACCAAAAGGCTCAATCGAGCAGCTGATCTCAGCCTTGGCGCTTGCATCGTAACTCGTAAGCGGCCGCTAAATCCCGACGAGCTAGCGGGCTGGGAAGCCGACTCAGACGTTGTTTGAGGGCTCGACGGTATACGGTTCGGTGTGGCCGCGCCAGGCATCCTTGCCAGCCGCCAAGAGAAGGTCTGGGCTAGTCGGCAATTTCTTGTCTTGAAACTTCGCGACTTCGGCGGGATACTTGGACAAGTCTTGCCCATCATCATTCCGAGGATGACGATCATGGCGATCCAGATCGTGATGGACAGTACCGGCGATAGCCGTCACTTTTTCAATCCAGAAGACGCGCGAGAGCTCGAAAAGGCCGAGCAGCGATTCCACAAATTGACCGACGGCGGCTTCACCGCGGCAGTCCGGACGGGTCCGGGTCAAGTATCGAAAATGCGATCGTTCGACCCGAACGCGGAAGAAACCGTCTTCTTCCCCAGGCTGGTCGGCGGGTGATCGGCCCGCGCCATGTTGGGCTTTTCTCGCCCGCGTGAAGGCCGGCGCGCGAGAGCTATTCGGGCTCTCTTTATCAGACACGGCGCCGAACGAACTCCGGAGGGCCGCTCGCTGCAGCTCTTGCGGGCGTGGCTATCGCCGGCCCAGCGTGCACAGTTCACGGAAAAGGGTTACTTCGAGGTCACCGGCGGCGATACTGGCAGGAAATATAGGATCTACGCGGGCGCGTCGACGAACGTCTGCGAGGTCGACGAAAAAGGGCGCGCGATGCGGGGCCTGTGTTTCATGCCGCGTGGCAATCTGCCGGTTGGAGATGTTATGCTTTCACAAAAGATCGCGCTGGAATGCAGCGAGAACCAAGCGCTCGAGGTGGCCAGAAGGTTCGCACCGACTGGTTTCATGTTCGGGCGAAGCCGGCTCCTTGGTTGAGCCGCAACGGTCCTCGCTTGGACATCGGCGAAAAATTGACATAGCGGAGATCCAAGACGAGCTGATGTCGATAGGGACACCTTTCTGCAAGGTCCGCATGACGACAGAAACCGGCGCCACTGAGCTCGCACAGGATCTCGTCCGACTGCCGAAGTTACCAACCGCGCGAGACAGGAGATGCAGCCCAGATGCGCTTTCGGCGGAGCGCAGACTGGTGGTCCTCC
This is a stretch of genomic DNA from Bradyrhizobium sp. CB2312. It encodes these proteins:
- a CDS encoding DUF3833 family protein, producing the protein MAIDAFRGTTPLFLPERFFVGRLEGWAVLESLVGGLLNRATIAGHGELDADTDTVLFIEAYTFDDGHSDTLHWTIRKGEEGKYTGLENRLEGEAIGEQGGCAFHWKYTRDTPQGGGRSFKLNFDNWFYGIDERACIVRGRAGRAGIPFATAHVTYRKL